A single genomic interval of Chitinophaga sp. 180180018-3 harbors:
- a CDS encoding RagB/SusD family nutrient uptake outer membrane protein → MKKTSYKIIMLASLITGASSCSKWVDTKPYGAPSTAIFWQSDNDLKKATADMYTAMKLEETWGRDLFYMQDASDDLIVGRAKASAENIKNFVPSGREGYLSSGWDKLYAALNRANQVIQGVPTSKNTSEAARNQALGEAYFMRGFVHFWIAYLWGHKDQGVPFDGPENPEFGKRIPPQLPSVTDNYAQIVADLQKAADLLPLFETYSSDNQGRAHKVAAWGYMVKAYAYWAQYDASKWALILPICDKIKNDGHRALITGKENAKANYKAVFTIANNWSSEYIWSVTSGVQGGSEFPGVILENGGWSLYNGWGYFQPTEELFEEYEVNDPRRDVTILNFGDKFTYFGLDKSYFSTNSQSGFQINKYMEPYSYGKNGDRTTNPNINQNGDYPTTTLNLPLMRYAEILLFKAEALIKLGRGGEAAGPLNEVRARVGLAPVAAPTMADLKHERRVELACEWTDRFQDLKRWGDYDKINAPLHGRIHSNKQDPASPYVLKEVWPARHFDPNKHMAWPMNPDEVAKSAGAYKQVPGWN, encoded by the coding sequence ATGAAAAAGACTAGCTATAAAATAATTATGTTGGCTTCCCTGATAACAGGCGCCAGCAGTTGTTCCAAATGGGTAGATACCAAACCTTATGGTGCGCCTTCTACGGCTATATTCTGGCAGAGTGACAACGATCTGAAGAAGGCTACCGCGGATATGTATACTGCCATGAAACTGGAGGAAACCTGGGGAAGAGACCTGTTTTACATGCAGGACGCTAGCGATGATTTGATCGTTGGCCGTGCGAAAGCTTCTGCAGAAAACATCAAGAATTTTGTTCCGAGTGGCCGGGAAGGTTATTTGTCGAGCGGCTGGGATAAATTATACGCGGCACTCAACCGTGCCAACCAGGTGATACAGGGTGTACCCACCTCAAAAAACACCAGCGAAGCCGCACGCAACCAGGCGCTCGGCGAAGCTTATTTCATGAGAGGCTTTGTACATTTCTGGATTGCTTATCTCTGGGGGCATAAAGACCAGGGCGTTCCTTTCGACGGTCCGGAGAATCCGGAATTCGGGAAACGTATTCCACCTCAATTGCCTTCTGTTACGGATAACTACGCTCAGATCGTAGCAGATCTGCAAAAAGCAGCTGACCTGCTGCCATTATTTGAAACATATTCTTCCGACAACCAGGGACGTGCCCATAAAGTGGCTGCCTGGGGATATATGGTAAAGGCTTATGCTTACTGGGCACAGTATGATGCCTCCAAATGGGCTTTGATACTGCCTATCTGTGATAAAATCAAAAATGATGGTCATCGTGCGCTTATCACCGGAAAAGAAAATGCCAAGGCGAATTACAAGGCTGTTTTCACCATCGCTAATAACTGGAGCTCAGAATACATCTGGTCTGTTACCTCAGGGGTACAAGGTGGATCTGAATTTCCGGGTGTAATATTGGAAAACGGCGGTTGGAGCCTTTACAACGGTTGGGGATATTTCCAGCCTACAGAAGAGTTATTTGAAGAATATGAAGTCAATGATCCTCGTCGTGATGTTACCATCCTGAACTTTGGTGATAAATTCACTTACTTCGGATTAGACAAATCATATTTCTCTACCAACAGCCAATCCGGATTCCAGATCAATAAATACATGGAACCATATAGCTACGGTAAGAATGGAGATAGAACTACCAATCCAAACATCAACCAGAACGGCGACTATCCTACTACCACACTCAACCTGCCACTCATGCGTTACGCTGAGATCCTCCTGTTCAAAGCAGAAGCGCTGATCAAACTCGGCAGAGGCGGAGAAGCTGCTGGTCCGCTGAATGAAGTGCGAGCCCGCGTAGGACTTGCTCCGGTAGCTGCACCCACTATGGCCGACCTGAAGCATGAGCGCCGCGTGGAGCTTGCATGTGAATGGACAGACCGGTTCCAGGATCTGAAACGCTGGGGTGATTACGACAAAATCAATGCGCCACTGCATGGCCGTATCCATTCCAATAAGCAGGATCCGGCATCACCGTATGTGCTTAAGGAAGTATGGCCTGCCCGCCATTTCGATCCGAACAAACATATGGCATGGCCAATGAATCCGGATGAAGTAGCAAAAAGTGCAGGTGCTTACAAGCAGGTACCAGGGTGGAATTAA
- a CDS encoding sialidase family protein, whose translation MRKEMFLSLILLFINLIRVTAQQREVPVFVSGTEGYKTFRIPAFIRLPNNDLLAFCEGRVDGPADFGKIDIVMKRSQDDGKTWSALQVVVNDGQPQLSNPAPVLDLTDPAFPGGRLFLFYNPGNSREADVLRGKGVKHCLYKTSADGGATWAPAVDITLEVHRPKQPVIDPAFNFEEDWRYYANTPGHAMQFKKGPYKGRIFVAANHTVGNPLPGSGNNFAHGYYTDDHGKTFKLGNSISVPGSNESTAAELPDGKLMMNSRNQRGNIKARIVSVSSDGGATWDTSYLDTRLPDPVCEGSLLSLDKGMLAFSNAADTTARNNLTVSISKNGGRTWTKRIQIYKGNGRKPGYAYAAYSDMVQLGRRKIGLLYEKDQYSSIVFTAIDF comes from the coding sequence ATGAGAAAAGAGATGTTTTTATCGTTGATACTGCTGTTTATCAACCTGATTAGGGTGACTGCACAACAGCGGGAAGTACCTGTATTTGTATCGGGTACAGAGGGGTATAAAACATTCCGGATACCTGCTTTTATACGTTTACCCAACAATGATCTGTTGGCATTTTGCGAAGGCAGGGTAGACGGCCCCGCTGATTTCGGGAAAATTGATATTGTGATGAAAAGAAGTCAGGATGACGGTAAAACATGGTCTGCCTTACAGGTGGTAGTCAACGACGGGCAGCCGCAGCTAAGCAACCCTGCCCCGGTGCTGGATCTCACTGATCCTGCATTTCCCGGTGGGCGGCTATTTCTGTTTTATAATCCCGGCAACTCCCGGGAAGCGGATGTTCTCCGTGGCAAAGGCGTAAAACATTGTTTGTATAAAACCTCTGCTGATGGAGGCGCTACCTGGGCGCCTGCTGTGGATATTACCCTGGAGGTACACCGGCCTAAACAGCCGGTTATAGATCCCGCCTTTAATTTCGAAGAAGACTGGCGCTATTACGCTAATACACCTGGTCATGCGATGCAGTTCAAAAAGGGCCCGTATAAAGGACGGATCTTTGTAGCCGCTAATCATACTGTTGGGAACCCTTTACCGGGAAGCGGCAATAACTTTGCGCATGGCTACTATACGGATGATCATGGAAAAACATTTAAGCTGGGAAATAGTATATCCGTTCCCGGTAGTAATGAATCGACTGCTGCAGAACTGCCAGATGGAAAACTGATGATGAACAGTCGTAATCAGCGCGGAAATATCAAGGCCCGGATCGTATCCGTGAGCAGCGACGGAGGCGCCACCTGGGACACCAGCTACCTGGATACCCGGCTGCCGGACCCTGTATGCGAGGGGAGTCTGCTGAGCCTGGACAAAGGTATGCTGGCCTTTTCCAATGCTGCCGATACAACGGCCAGGAATAATCTTACAGTGAGTATCAGTAAAAACGGTGGTCGTACCTGGACTAAACGTATACAGATATATAAAGGAAATGGAAGAAAGCCTGGCTATGCCTATGCTGCCTATTCGGACATGGTGCAGCTGGGCCGGCGGAAGATAGGCCTGTTATATGAAAAAGACCAGTATTCCTCGATTGTATTTACAGCAATAGATTTTTAA
- a CDS encoding SRPBCC family protein, whose product MSTAEKITVSATVNAPVAKVWEAWSEPEHIKKWNSASPDWHTPRAENDLRTGGKFSSRMEAKDGSFGFDFGGVYDEVRVHEYIAYTMEDGRTVVIDFAGNGNTTKIAETFDAEGTNPAEMQRAGWQAILDNFKKYAESLNQ is encoded by the coding sequence ATGAGTACAGCAGAAAAAATCACCGTTAGTGCTACTGTTAATGCGCCTGTAGCTAAAGTATGGGAGGCATGGTCGGAACCCGAACATATAAAAAAATGGAACAGCGCATCTCCCGACTGGCACACTCCCCGCGCAGAGAACGACCTGCGCACCGGCGGTAAATTCTCTTCCCGCATGGAAGCCAAAGACGGCAGTTTTGGATTCGATTTCGGTGGTGTTTATGATGAGGTCAGAGTACATGAATACATCGCATATACTATGGAAGATGGCCGTACGGTAGTGATTGATTTTGCCGGTAATGGTAATACCACTAAAATCGCGGAAACCTTTGACGCAGAAGGCACCAATCCCGCGGAAATGCAACGCGCTGGCTGGCAGGCAATCCTGGATAATTTTAAGAAATATGCAGAATCGCTGAATCAATAA
- a CDS encoding methyltransferase domain-containing protein: MQPEKTSGWDFSYLTNTGRMMESPLPWNYYMQICQRLRPGCTLLDLGTGGGEFLSLLPDKDLLHIHATEGYAPNVAVAAARLRTFNGTLISTYTDEELPFPDNYFDLITDRHESYDIDEIYRILKPGGYFITQQVDGKSDLSIADVIQAKPNTEYLDFNLSYVLDELNSSPFHILLQMEDAGFMRFYDTEALLFYIRSMPYIFENYEEFDFNHITQLLNSYFQTNPYLDVRKDRFIVVAQK, translated from the coding sequence ATGCAACCCGAAAAAACTTCCGGCTGGGATTTCAGCTATCTCACCAATACCGGCAGAATGATGGAAAGCCCACTGCCCTGGAATTATTATATGCAAATATGCCAACGGCTCAGGCCCGGATGCACCCTGCTCGACCTCGGTACCGGTGGAGGCGAATTCCTCAGCCTACTGCCGGATAAAGATCTCCTCCACATCCATGCAACAGAGGGATACGCTCCCAATGTAGCAGTAGCGGCAGCACGACTCCGGACCTTCAATGGCACCCTGATTTCAACATACACTGATGAAGAACTGCCCTTCCCGGATAATTATTTCGACCTTATAACCGACCGGCACGAAAGCTACGACATCGACGAAATATACCGTATCCTGAAACCCGGTGGCTACTTCATTACCCAACAGGTCGATGGCAAAAGCGACCTCTCCATAGCCGACGTTATACAGGCAAAACCCAATACGGAATACCTTGATTTCAATCTCAGCTACGTATTAGATGAACTCAACTCCAGCCCTTTCCATATACTGCTACAAATGGAAGATGCAGGTTTTATGCGTTTCTACGATACAGAGGCTTTGTTATTCTATATTCGTTCGATGCCGTATATATTTGAGAACTATGAGGAGTTCGATTTCAATCATATCACTCAACTGCTGAACAGCTACTTTCAAACTAATCCGTACCTCGATGTAAGAAAGGACAGGTTTATTGTTGTTGCGCAGAAGTAA
- a CDS encoding anthrone oxygenase family protein — protein MTPAILPIISGVTAVSTALIAGLIYAYSCSVTPGLGRLADNVYLSAMQSINRAILNPAFFASFMGSLILLPLATWAHFSYSVTWSGWSMLAATVIYVAGVFGVTVAGNVPLNNALDKADLSAATKEEQTRYRLAFEKPWNRLNTVRTAAAIVALVLVIAGILAGRS, from the coding sequence ATGACACCAGCTATCCTACCAATCATTTCAGGCGTTACCGCTGTATCCACTGCATTGATTGCGGGCCTGATTTACGCTTATTCCTGTTCTGTAACTCCCGGACTGGGGCGCCTGGCCGACAATGTCTATTTATCTGCCATGCAATCCATTAACAGGGCTATCCTTAACCCGGCATTTTTCGCGTCTTTCATGGGCTCGTTGATCCTGCTGCCACTGGCTACCTGGGCGCATTTCAGCTATTCTGTAACCTGGAGTGGCTGGAGTATGCTGGCTGCCACGGTGATATACGTTGCCGGCGTGTTTGGTGTAACTGTCGCCGGCAACGTACCGTTGAATAATGCGCTGGATAAAGCAGATCTCAGCGCTGCTACAAAAGAAGAGCAGACCCGGTACCGGCTGGCGTTTGAAAAGCCCTGGAACCGCCTGAATACTGTTCGTACAGCGGCTGCCATTGTTGCTTTGGTGCTGGTAATAGCCGGTATCCTCGCCGGCCGCAGTTAG
- a CDS encoding YciI family protein: MKEFVLIFRHSNNTHAAPSPEQMQERMNWMAGIAAQNKLADKGNRLSATNSKTVRPNNVITDGPYTEIKEFVAGYMIVKAASIDEAVLLAMENPILKMGGNVEVRAVLTPEDKH, from the coding sequence ATGAAAGAGTTCGTATTAATTTTCAGACACAGCAACAACACACATGCAGCCCCTTCTCCGGAACAGATGCAGGAAAGGATGAACTGGATGGCCGGTATTGCGGCACAGAATAAGCTGGCCGACAAGGGTAACCGTCTTTCTGCCACTAACTCCAAAACCGTACGCCCGAATAACGTCATTACCGACGGGCCCTACACAGAGATCAAGGAATTTGTGGCAGGGTACATGATCGTCAAAGCAGCCAGCATAGACGAAGCCGTACTGCTGGCAATGGAAAACCCCATTCTTAAAATGGGCGGTAACGTGGAAGTGAGAGCGGTACTGACTCCTGAAGATAAACACTAA
- a CDS encoding aldo/keto reductase has translation MIDERLVLGTAALGGVWGKINPDHSVAAILTALESGIPAIDTAPAYGDAELFLGTALRQWKGQRPIISSKTGRLQTFAAHDGKYDFTEKGMLTGVENTLRTLNITALDILFLHDPEVIRKEDAGKIMETLIRCREQGLAKYLGTGGNRPAWMTDYLNAGVFDVMMEFNRLNAANVAAMQDSLPFCRDRHIRYYAASPLNMGLLGKSLDAFRQMKPAWLPAAALGTAGKLEELAASNGMLLRTLAHRFLISLPYQFNIVIGPENKTELEDSLTDFAAGPLPEQVLEEVLLCSQGKL, from the coding sequence ATGATCGACGAACGACTGGTACTTGGCACAGCAGCATTGGGGGGCGTTTGGGGCAAAATAAACCCGGATCACTCTGTAGCAGCGATCCTTACGGCACTGGAATCGGGAATACCGGCTATTGACACGGCGCCTGCTTATGGCGATGCGGAATTATTCCTGGGAACAGCATTGCGTCAGTGGAAGGGCCAGCGGCCCATTATCAGCTCCAAAACAGGCAGATTACAGACATTTGCAGCGCATGATGGCAAATACGATTTTACGGAAAAGGGAATGCTGACCGGTGTGGAAAACACCCTGCGTACACTGAATATTACCGCCCTTGATATCCTGTTTTTACATGATCCTGAAGTTATCAGGAAAGAAGATGCCGGTAAGATAATGGAAACCCTGATCAGGTGCCGGGAGCAGGGGCTTGCAAAATACCTGGGTACCGGAGGTAACCGTCCTGCATGGATGACTGATTATTTAAACGCCGGCGTCTTCGATGTCATGATGGAGTTCAACCGGCTGAACGCTGCAAACGTAGCAGCAATGCAGGACTCGCTGCCTTTTTGCAGGGATCGGCATATCCGTTATTATGCGGCGAGCCCGCTTAATATGGGGCTGTTGGGTAAAAGTCTCGATGCTTTCAGACAAATGAAGCCGGCATGGCTTCCGGCAGCAGCGCTGGGCACAGCAGGTAAGCTGGAAGAACTTGCTGCCAGTAATGGTATGTTGCTACGAACCCTGGCACACCGCTTTCTCATTTCACTTCCCTATCAGTTTAATATCGTTATTGGCCCCGAAAATAAAACTGAATTAGAGGACAGCCTGACCGATTTTGCTGCAGGCCCTTTACCGGAGCAGGTGCTGGAAGAAGTACTGCTTTGCAGCCAGGGTAAATTGTAA
- a CDS encoding AraC family transcriptional regulator — protein sequence MQYIYENFTFPPDQSFTVRSDVLEIKKYTALRSHVNFEIALLENCSGRRFIGDHIHDFEGPELVLMGSYLPHCWQYYKTIDPLLPPQAIVVHFFPDFMGKDFLEKPEARPLHQLFERAAKGVLFTDGTLQEARMILHQMLFSSGLVRVSLMIRLLDVLGQSESCQVLSSPYYNAVENSGEAKKINKVFDYIFQHFREEILLQDVADLIPMSSAAFCRFFKRNTNRTLIDFVKEVRIGHAAKLLLEGHHNVSEACYNSGYNNISNFNKHFREIKGLSPREFLKQYEDAGNKAASGHIIPS from the coding sequence ATGCAATATATATACGAGAATTTTACATTTCCGCCGGACCAGTCTTTTACTGTCAGATCGGATGTACTTGAAATAAAGAAGTATACTGCATTGAGATCGCATGTCAACTTTGAGATAGCATTGCTGGAGAACTGCAGTGGCAGACGATTTATAGGAGATCACATCCATGATTTTGAGGGGCCGGAGCTGGTGTTGATGGGCAGCTACCTGCCTCATTGCTGGCAGTATTATAAAACTATAGATCCGTTGTTGCCGCCGCAGGCCATCGTAGTACATTTTTTTCCGGATTTTATGGGGAAAGATTTTCTCGAAAAACCGGAGGCCAGGCCTTTGCATCAACTTTTTGAAAGGGCTGCCAAAGGGGTATTGTTTACGGACGGTACGTTGCAGGAAGCCAGGATGATACTACATCAGATGTTGTTTTCATCCGGGCTGGTGAGGGTATCGCTGATGATACGCCTGCTCGATGTATTGGGACAGTCTGAGTCCTGTCAGGTGTTATCATCGCCCTATTACAATGCCGTAGAAAATTCCGGTGAGGCTAAAAAAATCAACAAGGTATTTGATTATATCTTCCAGCATTTCAGAGAGGAGATCCTGCTACAGGACGTGGCGGATCTTATTCCCATGTCGTCCGCAGCATTCTGTCGTTTTTTCAAACGTAATACCAACCGTACACTGATCGATTTTGTGAAGGAAGTGCGTATCGGTCATGCTGCCAAACTATTGCTGGAAGGGCATCACAATGTGTCTGAAGCTTGCTATAACAGTGGGTATAATAATATCTCCAACTTCAACAAACACTTCAGGGAAATCAAAGGACTTTCTCCCCGGGAGTTTTTAAAGCAGTATGAAGATGCCGGCAATAAAGCTGCTTCCGGACATATCATACCATCCTGA
- a CDS encoding tetratricopeptide repeat protein, whose translation MNMKEIESLYENQEFEAALDAANASLAQEPANKDLLYIKARCLFELSLRTEDQEQSTAQIKEAYALCSEVLAIDPAHNGALSYRAYIGVYCYYIEGQEEQTISDCTALINQAKDVSVTRYLEWRSQAYIRQQHPAAALEDLQRIISEAGNFYPNDQPQRNELLSATYFSMARILETVTGDIPAALEQYRQSFSHSPYQSRFLPVAKLALDHGDYDLAASILDILPTSLEEVSDEFVELLEAIKQLYHSSNPVPPKVALMYCTSTAAFPDIVLTAEDETDVTLQQVSFGKKLMQQFPDEAYYCNYTGRALFRAGQYADALPYTEKGIAIRPYPMTVARWAYAKYKTTGSFPETYPPAIHDTPYDWYEAGVAFGEWEVKGKQAAKQWELMLDYLYGNAIKLYKAYWFENSGSAKAHHPHHFAMCCNNYGINLSRLGRYEEAVEIHTIGYNMSPFWEQLDSRAYACRDAGKYDQAAEDWAALLEYSNMLEPVKLAATYNLLIDLWMSNLSNHEKAAYWYDQFMEVYDGGLSDEIAQLPADEQEAAQQQVNEITTSRGLIQGSPGDLPQRIRLLEKHLEQYPDDSNGYFNLMQLYYENKQYEHCIGCATSRLSLGGLEEIPVYSQARIYYFRGRAYIHTRNFEKGMQDMLLVQQLTAGDSQTVDSDLFNIYGYLAEAALGLGDYKAAASYAAKSLEINDSNTWKWDQVTANIALVRATALKNDGQQKEAVRILKEILEQVPDHQEAAQKLKEWKSRWSFF comes from the coding sequence ATGAACATGAAAGAAATTGAAAGTCTGTACGAAAACCAGGAGTTTGAAGCCGCATTGGACGCAGCCAATGCCTCCCTGGCGCAGGAACCGGCAAACAAGGATTTGTTGTATATCAAAGCCCGTTGCTTGTTTGAATTGTCATTAAGAACCGAGGATCAGGAACAGTCCACAGCGCAGATAAAAGAGGCATATGCACTGTGTAGCGAGGTACTTGCTATAGACCCCGCACATAACGGCGCCTTGTCTTACAGAGCTTATATCGGTGTATACTGCTACTACATAGAAGGTCAGGAAGAGCAAACCATCAGTGATTGTACCGCGCTGATTAACCAGGCGAAAGATGTGTCGGTGACCAGGTACCTGGAATGGCGCAGTCAGGCTTATATCCGGCAGCAGCATCCCGCAGCCGCGCTGGAAGACCTGCAGCGGATTATCTCCGAAGCCGGTAATTTCTATCCCAACGATCAGCCACAACGCAATGAATTACTGTCGGCTACTTATTTTTCTATGGCAAGGATACTGGAAACTGTTACGGGAGATATTCCGGCAGCACTGGAACAATATCGCCAGTCTTTTTCGCACTCCCCCTATCAGTCGAGGTTTCTGCCGGTGGCAAAACTGGCGCTGGATCACGGCGATTATGATCTGGCGGCCTCTATACTGGACATACTGCCTACTTCCCTCGAAGAAGTCAGTGATGAATTTGTAGAATTGCTGGAAGCCATCAAACAACTGTATCATAGCAGTAACCCGGTTCCGCCAAAGGTGGCGCTTATGTACTGCACATCTACAGCTGCTTTCCCGGATATCGTATTAACAGCGGAAGATGAAACAGATGTTACCCTGCAACAGGTTTCATTTGGAAAAAAACTGATGCAGCAATTTCCGGATGAAGCGTATTACTGCAATTATACCGGCCGCGCGCTTTTCCGTGCCGGACAATATGCAGATGCGCTGCCTTATACAGAAAAAGGAATCGCCATCAGGCCTTACCCTATGACTGTTGCCCGCTGGGCTTACGCGAAGTATAAGACTACCGGCTCATTTCCGGAAACATATCCACCTGCGATACACGATACACCGTACGACTGGTACGAAGCGGGCGTGGCATTCGGCGAATGGGAAGTAAAGGGCAAGCAGGCCGCTAAGCAGTGGGAACTAATGCTGGATTATCTCTACGGCAACGCCATTAAACTATATAAAGCTTATTGGTTCGAAAACAGCGGGTCTGCCAAGGCCCATCATCCGCATCATTTTGCGATGTGCTGCAACAACTACGGCATTAACCTTTCCCGGCTGGGCCGGTATGAAGAAGCGGTTGAAATACATACCATCGGCTACAATATGTCCCCTTTCTGGGAGCAGCTCGACTCCAGAGCCTATGCCTGCCGGGACGCCGGGAAATACGATCAGGCAGCGGAAGATTGGGCCGCACTGCTGGAATACAGTAACATGCTGGAACCGGTGAAACTGGCCGCCACCTACAATCTGCTGATAGATCTGTGGATGAGTAATCTGAGCAACCACGAGAAAGCAGCTTACTGGTACGACCAATTCATGGAAGTGTACGACGGCGGACTGTCGGACGAAATTGCGCAGCTCCCCGCCGACGAACAGGAAGCCGCACAGCAACAGGTGAATGAGATCACCACTTCCCGTGGACTGATACAGGGAAGCCCGGGCGATCTGCCCCAACGGATACGACTGTTGGAAAAACACCTGGAACAATATCCGGACGACAGCAACGGATATTTCAATCTGATGCAGCTGTATTACGAGAACAAACAATACGAGCACTGCATAGGTTGCGCCACCAGCCGGCTATCACTGGGAGGACTGGAAGAGATCCCCGTATATTCGCAGGCCCGGATCTACTATTTCCGGGGAAGAGCGTATATCCATACCCGTAACTTCGAAAAGGGCATGCAGGATATGCTGCTGGTACAGCAACTAACCGCCGGCGATTCCCAAACTGTAGATTCTGACCTGTTCAATATTTACGGCTACCTGGCGGAAGCAGCACTTGGGCTGGGGGATTATAAAGCTGCTGCCAGTTATGCAGCTAAGAGCCTGGAAATAAACGACAGTAACACCTGGAAATGGGATCAGGTTACGGCGAATATTGCCCTCGTCCGGGCCACTGCATTGAAGAACGACGGCCAGCAAAAAGAGGCAGTACGGATACTGAAGGAAATACTTGAGCAAGTGCCAGACCACCAGGAAGCAGCACAAAAACTGAAAGAATGGAAGTCGAGATGGAGCTTCTTTTAA